From a region of the Fischerella sp. JS2 genome:
- a CDS encoding ChaB family protein — translation MPYQEIADLPDSVKKHLPKHAAEIFLAAFNNAAKEYDDEETAFRVAWAAVKRDYEKGEDGNWHKKPE, via the coding sequence ATGCCTTATCAAGAAATAGCAGATTTACCGGACTCTGTGAAGAAGCATCTGCCCAAACACGCAGCCGAGATATTTCTTGCAGCCTTCAATAATGCTGCAAAAGAATATGATGATGAGGAGACAGCTTTTCGTGTGGCTTGGGCAGCTGTGAAGCGAGATTATGAAAAAGGTGAGGATGGCAACTGGCACAAAAAACCAGAATGA
- a CDS encoding SDR family oxidoreductase yields MNINYQNYQNPLIIAVLIVAALLAIQAIGRWWREQQYNLKGKTVLITGGSRGLGLVMARQLVQKNARLVICARDTSELEKARIDLQQRGGEVLAVPCDVTDELEVKQMMRFVSDRFGQIDVLINNAGTIQVGPMQEMTLDDYEEAIKIHFWAPLYTTLAVLPMMRQRREGRIVNISSIGGKLSVPHLLPYSASKFALVGLSEGMHSELAKDGIVVTTVCPGLMRTGSPYNAFFKGKHRQEYAWFSISDSLPLISMSAESAAKQIIAAFRRGDAEVTLSLPAQIGDKFHALFPGFTCVLLGWVNRFLPEPDGIGSDRVQGKDSQSSISPSVLTSLSDQAAQQNNQFFQENSKMT; encoded by the coding sequence ATGAATATTAATTATCAAAACTATCAAAACCCATTAATTATAGCTGTACTGATTGTAGCTGCATTACTTGCCATACAAGCTATTGGGCGCTGGTGGCGAGAACAGCAATATAACCTGAAGGGTAAAACAGTGCTAATTACAGGTGGTTCACGAGGACTCGGCTTGGTAATGGCACGCCAGCTAGTCCAAAAAAACGCGCGTCTGGTGATTTGTGCGCGTGATACCTCAGAATTAGAAAAAGCGCGGATCGATTTACAGCAACGGGGTGGAGAAGTACTGGCTGTACCTTGTGATGTCACAGATGAACTTGAAGTTAAGCAGATGATGCGATTTGTGAGCGATCGCTTTGGTCAGATTGATGTGCTGATTAATAATGCAGGCACTATCCAGGTAGGGCCGATGCAAGAGATGACCCTTGATGACTACGAAGAAGCCATCAAAATTCATTTTTGGGCGCCATTATATACTACTCTGGCTGTTCTGCCTATGATGCGCCAGCGACGTGAGGGACGCATCGTTAATATTTCTTCGATAGGTGGTAAGCTGAGCGTACCACATCTGTTACCTTACAGTGCCAGTAAGTTTGCTTTAGTTGGGCTTTCGGAAGGAATGCACTCAGAATTGGCAAAGGACGGGATTGTTGTGACTACTGTTTGTCCCGGTTTGATGCGTACTGGCAGTCCCTATAATGCTTTCTTCAAAGGTAAGCATCGTCAAGAATACGCTTGGTTTAGCATTAGTGATTCTCTACCCCTAATCTCTATGAGTGCTGAAAGTGCAGCTAAGCAAATTATTGCTGCTTTTAGACGGGGAGATGCGGAAGTCACACTATCGTTACCAGCGCAGATAGGCGATAAATTTCACGCCCTATTTCCTGGTTTCACCTGTGTACTTCTCGGTTGGGTAAACAGATTTTTACCAGAACCAGATGGTATTGGTAGCGATCGCGTTCAAGGTAAAGACAGTCAATCTTCTATCTCACCATCTGTCTTAACAAGCTTAAGCGACCAAGCAGCACAGCAAAATAACCAATTTTTTCAAGAAAATTCAAAAATGACATAG
- a CDS encoding serine/threonine-protein kinase: MSLCINPHCLQPNHPDNDENRFCQSCGSVLELLGRYRVMRLLSDKTGFGKIYEAYEQDRPKILKVLKENLNSDAKAVELFQQEAVVLGQLDHPGIPNEDSYFPYQTRDGLLLHCIAMEKIEGPNLEGWLKQQQNRPISQAQAIAWLNQLAEILVLVHGKQYLHRDIKPSNIMIRPDGQLVLIDFGTARELTRTYLAKVSSGGGGITAITSSGYSAPEQMNGQAVPQSDFFALGRTFVFLLTGRHPLDMYDSYHNVLYWRDRATHVSPLLLDLIDWLMARDVAQRPTNAQEILQRLAEQESQLTPSTAATINVVGHLTTEQLEPATTTLPPKTQQRRIPLLAWFAALLVSLGLLGIVALAMRSPKFASLPINYGQIPQKKGKVDYFPYQQGKDSQGRTAEFNIAVLSVEYKWLLGSNYQIKHNNQIINLENLRVNLEQEGIQTIMQNPTEIISVGTASCEGTPQIEERRAFERAKQIQLLVKKLFFHVSSVKGYRLLNLGQFQRNNCQSNQDLTAYQRSIIIIGVRKQSEGVVLDEALRNRLEKKPFADFKLEDYSLGAADKFKTIPSNL, translated from the coding sequence ATGAGCCTTTGCATCAACCCCCACTGTTTGCAACCCAACCATCCAGATAACGATGAGAACCGTTTTTGTCAAAGTTGTGGTTCTGTGCTGGAGTTGTTAGGACGCTACCGAGTAATGCGTTTGTTGAGTGACAAAACTGGTTTTGGTAAGATTTATGAGGCTTATGAACAAGACAGACCGAAAATCCTCAAGGTACTCAAGGAAAATCTTAACAGTGATGCCAAAGCCGTAGAACTATTTCAGCAAGAGGCGGTTGTGTTGGGACAATTAGATCATCCAGGAATTCCCAACGAAGATAGTTATTTCCCCTATCAAACTAGAGATGGCTTGCTGCTGCACTGCATTGCTATGGAAAAAATCGAAGGTCCCAACTTAGAGGGATGGCTAAAGCAGCAGCAAAATCGACCAATTTCTCAAGCCCAAGCGATCGCCTGGTTAAACCAGTTAGCAGAGATCTTAGTTTTAGTACATGGGAAGCAGTACTTACATAGAGATATCAAGCCCTCTAACATTATGATTCGCCCTGATGGGCAGTTGGTATTGATTGATTTTGGTACTGCTAGGGAACTAACCAGAACCTATCTTGCCAAAGTCAGCAGTGGTGGAGGCGGAATCACAGCAATTACCTCATCTGGCTACAGCGCCCCAGAACAAATGAACGGTCAAGCTGTACCCCAGTCAGATTTTTTTGCCTTGGGACGCACCTTTGTATTTTTGCTGACGGGGCGTCATCCCCTAGATATGTATGATTCATACCACAATGTTTTGTACTGGCGCGATCGCGCTACTCATGTCTCACCCTTACTGTTGGATTTAATTGATTGGCTAATGGCGAGGGATGTAGCGCAGCGTCCTACTAACGCCCAAGAAATTTTACAACGTCTAGCAGAACAGGAAAGTCAACTCACGCCAAGCACTGCTGCAACTATTAATGTAGTTGGGCATTTGACAACAGAACAGTTAGAACCAGCAACTACAACTTTACCACCAAAAACACAGCAACGAAGAATACCTCTACTAGCATGGTTTGCCGCATTGCTTGTGTCATTGGGTTTACTCGGTATAGTAGCATTGGCAATGCGATCGCCCAAATTTGCTTCATTACCTATTAATTATGGGCAAATACCACAGAAAAAAGGTAAGGTAGACTACTTCCCCTATCAGCAAGGAAAAGATAGCCAAGGTAGAACAGCAGAATTTAATATCGCTGTTTTGTCAGTAGAATACAAATGGCTTTTAGGCAGCAATTATCAAATTAAACATAACAATCAAATTATCAATCTGGAAAATTTAAGGGTCAACTTAGAACAAGAAGGAATCCAAACAATTATGCAAAACCCAACTGAGATCATCTCAGTGGGGACAGCTTCTTGCGAGGGCACACCACAAATAGAAGAACGTAGAGCTTTTGAACGTGCTAAACAAATCCAACTTTTAGTCAAAAAATTATTCTTTCATGTATCTAGCGTTAAAGGTTACCGGTTATTAAATCTTGGTCAATTTCAACGCAATAATTGTCAATCAAACCAAGATTTAACAGCATACCAAAGGAGCATTATTATTATTGGTGTGCGGAAACAATCAGAAGGTGTAGTTTTAGATGAAGCCCTCCGCAATAGATTAGAAAAGAAACCATTTGCTGATTTTAAGTTAGAAGATTATTCGTTAGGAGCAGCAGATAAGTTTAAAACAATACCTAGTAATTTATAA
- a CDS encoding class I SAM-dependent methyltransferase, translating into MGFYSQKILPYLIDWSLSDPSLAKYRQEVLASVEGEVLEIGFGSGVNLSYYPEHIRKIITVDVNPGIHALAQKRIQASSITVDHHILSGENLPMADHTFNSVVSTWTLCSIENVEQALKEIYRVLKPGGKFFFIEHGLSNEPNVQVWQNRLTPLQKIIAGGCHLNRNIRQIVENQFDAVSLEEFYAEKTPKILGYLYKGIATKAS; encoded by the coding sequence ATGGGCTTTTACTCACAAAAAATTCTTCCCTATCTTATTGATTGGTCACTATCAGATCCTAGTCTGGCTAAATATCGTCAAGAGGTTTTAGCAAGTGTAGAAGGAGAAGTTCTCGAAATTGGATTTGGTAGCGGAGTAAATCTTTCCTACTATCCAGAACACATTCGCAAAATTATCACAGTTGATGTCAACCCAGGCATTCATGCACTAGCCCAAAAACGTATTCAGGCATCTTCTATTACAGTAGACCATCATATTTTAAGTGGTGAAAACCTACCAATGGCAGATCACACATTTAACAGCGTAGTCAGTACTTGGACTTTATGTAGTATTGAGAATGTTGAACAAGCTCTTAAAGAAATCTATCGGGTGCTAAAACCAGGAGGAAAATTTTTTTTCATTGAACATGGACTCAGCAATGAACCTAATGTTCAAGTCTGGCAAAATAGATTGACCCCATTACAAAAAATAATTGCAGGCGGTTGTCATTTGAATCGCAATATCCGACAAATTGTAGAGAATCAGTTCGATGCAGTGAGCTTGGAAGAGTTTTATGCTGAAAAAACGCCTAAGATTCTGGGATATCTTTACAAAGGCATCGCAACTAAGGCTAGTTAA
- a CDS encoding sigma-70 family RNA polymerase sigma factor, with protein sequence MKKREDIIEKFSTFLSFGNSSSDVNPIWQTDPDLERCIKSLVESEPDANEEFWAQYFLKVLREESQSQSQEDGEKYFTPPHSSFIAGRHMSAYLQEACLWASQKAYQRFKYLRHKYPLEEYFQIANAAANPPAKLLKNFNVEYPLTNIEGYAKTAIIRLISNTIYRHDIEAKRGKFSDYGLLKDLNAKELREALFFKGINHKKLNSYYLIWQCLDKIYQPTRCQGGRSLEPPNQQHLQEIAHCYNQQINKLDFPTAPVSSEKVQSMLSTCVRAARDYRTKRFLSLEEYDNIFDPTLTPWDNLIQEEAWEQVHSIISNLFASIPETGQIMLKLWQGLGLTQTEIATILKASYPGLQKQYQVARQLSRYLKNILKDLAIELNKIHPDVCLHNEKDIENIKDAMNECIQSHCQKLLYSTLDRIEKQSLEQEKLLTISREIHLLGQQNYQQIAILLSEASSVLSQVKQNLIISFKDELAKSMNLEHNSLEVVNHKIADFIEEWLKSKLYFAKQG encoded by the coding sequence ATGAAAAAACGTGAAGATATCATTGAAAAGTTCTCAACGTTTCTCAGTTTTGGCAACTCCAGTAGTGACGTAAATCCTATTTGGCAAACAGATCCAGACTTAGAACGTTGTATAAAAAGTTTAGTGGAGTCAGAACCAGATGCAAATGAAGAGTTTTGGGCGCAGTACTTTCTGAAAGTTCTCAGAGAGGAATCTCAGTCTCAGAGTCAAGAAGATGGGGAGAAATATTTCACCCCACCACATAGTTCTTTTATCGCTGGGAGACATATGTCTGCATATTTGCAAGAAGCTTGCTTGTGGGCTTCTCAAAAAGCTTATCAAAGATTTAAATATCTCCGGCATAAATATCCATTAGAAGAATATTTTCAAATCGCTAATGCAGCTGCTAATCCCCCAGCTAAACTCCTGAAAAATTTTAATGTTGAATATCCACTGACTAATATCGAAGGATATGCTAAAACAGCAATCATAAGGTTGATTAGCAATACAATTTATCGGCATGATATAGAAGCAAAGAGAGGAAAATTTTCTGACTATGGTTTACTTAAAGATTTAAACGCTAAAGAATTACGCGAAGCATTGTTCTTTAAAGGGATAAATCACAAAAAACTTAATTCTTACTACTTAATTTGGCAATGTCTAGATAAAATCTATCAACCAACACGCTGTCAAGGAGGTCGTAGTTTGGAACCTCCCAATCAACAGCATCTCCAAGAAATTGCCCATTGTTATAACCAGCAAATAAACAAACTAGATTTTCCTACAGCGCCAGTTTCCAGCGAGAAAGTTCAATCTATGTTATCAACCTGTGTGCGGGCAGCTCGTGATTATCGTACCAAACGTTTTTTATCCTTAGAAGAATATGACAATATTTTTGACCCTACACTAACACCTTGGGATAATCTCATACAAGAAGAAGCATGGGAACAAGTTCACTCAATTATCTCAAATTTATTTGCCTCTATACCAGAGACTGGTCAAATAATGTTAAAACTTTGGCAAGGGCTGGGCTTAACTCAAACTGAAATAGCAACAATTTTAAAAGCTAGTTATCCAGGCTTACAAAAACAATATCAAGTAGCTCGTCAATTATCCAGATATCTAAAAAATATATTAAAAGATTTAGCTATAGAATTGAATAAAATTCATCCAGATGTTTGTCTTCACAATGAAAAAGATATTGAAAATATTAAAGATGCTATGAATGAATGTATTCAATCTCATTGCCAAAAGCTATTATATTCAACATTAGATAGAATTGAAAAACAATCTTTAGAACAAGAGAAATTATTAACTATTTCTCGGGAAATTCATCTTTTAGGACAACAAAACTATCAGCAGATTGCTATTCTTTTATCGGAAGCATCAAGTGTATTGTCACAGGTAAAACAAAACCTAATTATATCTTTCAAAGATGAATTGGCAAAGAGCATGAATTTAGAACACAATTCTCTAGAAGTAGTGAATCATAAAATAGCTGACTTCATTGAAGAATGGTTGAAAAGCAAATTATATTTTGCCAAACAGGGATGA
- a CDS encoding DUF1822 family protein: MKLEMNDLMVLYPDKLWLELSAQEQQTAWQISAQNYYSNPAARWNAYLNCLCLNAFLDWLKEDPDLGETPSVWPNYHQLPSFWEFVNGTCLTLGDLRLVLIPSDKSNLTEFRIPQEWVDIPNWVANYYLAVQINLEENWIGVWGYTTHQQIRAKAKYDLMDRTYLLDEEDLIADINVMWVAQEVCSVQKPELKILPKLSSIQIEKLLKQLDDWTPDLPKNVSEQEWMALLALDEGRQDLYQKRLAKHKGNLVAYNQPLVNNLSKWFQNVFEAGWHSFDSLVSSQQNTLAVQFRNDATLNEVRVKGAKLIDLGMQLRNTAVVLLIGLTSEIDEKVSIRVQLHPANEEVYLPPDLKLLLLSGSGNILQEVQSRSHDNFIQLKKFKSPPGKSFSLQVTLGDISIKEDFMLEKLVG, encoded by the coding sequence ATGAAATTAGAAATGAATGATTTAATGGTGCTTTACCCAGATAAATTATGGTTGGAGTTATCAGCCCAAGAACAACAAACTGCATGGCAAATATCTGCTCAAAATTATTACTCTAACCCTGCTGCCCGTTGGAATGCCTATCTTAATTGTTTATGTTTGAATGCTTTTTTAGATTGGTTGAAAGAAGATCCTGATTTAGGTGAAACTCCAAGTGTTTGGCCCAATTATCATCAGTTACCTAGTTTTTGGGAATTTGTCAATGGTACTTGTTTAACTTTAGGTGATCTGCGACTAGTGCTAATTCCTAGCGATAAAAGTAATCTGACAGAGTTTCGCATACCCCAAGAATGGGTTGATATTCCTAACTGGGTGGCTAATTATTATCTAGCTGTGCAGATCAACTTAGAAGAAAACTGGATAGGAGTGTGGGGATACACAACCCACCAACAAATTCGAGCAAAAGCTAAATATGACCTGATGGATCGAACTTACTTGTTGGATGAAGAAGATTTAATTGCAGATATAAATGTGATGTGGGTGGCACAGGAAGTATGTTCTGTGCAAAAACCAGAGCTAAAAATTTTGCCAAAGTTGTCAAGTATACAAATAGAGAAACTACTCAAGCAACTGGATGACTGGACTCCTGATTTACCCAAGAATGTGAGTGAGCAAGAATGGATGGCATTACTAGCACTAGATGAAGGAAGACAGGATTTATACCAAAAAAGGCTTGCAAAACATAAAGGTAATTTAGTTGCATACAATCAACCCTTGGTAAATAACTTGAGTAAATGGTTTCAAAATGTCTTTGAAGCAGGTTGGCACTCTTTTGACAGCCTCGTTAGTTCACAACAAAATACTTTAGCTGTGCAGTTCCGCAATGATGCAACCTTGAATGAGGTTCGTGTTAAGGGAGCTAAGTTGATTGATTTAGGGATGCAACTCAGGAATACTGCTGTGGTGCTGCTGATTGGTTTGACATCAGAAATAGATGAGAAAGTCAGTATCCGTGTCCAATTACATCCAGCTAATGAAGAAGTATATCTACCACCTGATCTGAAATTACTTTTACTTTCGGGGTCGGGAAACATTCTTCAGGAAGTACAATCTAGAAGTCACGACAATTTCATTCAACTTAAAAAATTTAAATCTCCCCCAGGCAAAAGTTTTAGTTTACAAGTGACCTTAGGTGATATCAGTATTAAAGAAGATTTTATGCTTGAGAAGCTTGTTGGCTAA
- a CDS encoding CHASE2 domain-containing protein encodes MSKLVVLNLGKGNLKQGFPSVTAALWEEGNPIVMQFTGSLPAAPELWSLYKRWQLLYQLLYEALYPSLDWRSYTDDLEDTEIEIDEDDVTNVSSVDFSNLCEDLHKQINSWLKSEQFRHIDQKLRTKLNPDDEIRVILATEDHQVRRLPWHLWDFFEDYQKAVACSSVLEVEQVKPLRKKPGRKIRILAVLGNSQGINVQQDRAILEQLPGAEIIFLVEPQRQELDRWLWDRRGWDMLFFAGHGSTGAEGESGRLHINQTDTLTIAQLKNALQAAIARGLNLVIFNSCEGLELARELGSLHIPQMIVMREPVPDFVAQEFLKHFLEAFAHGESFYLALREAQNKLQGLENEFPCASWLPVICQNPTAEPLVWPQQHESDRHPILPPRRILPIILKTSVVITALTVGIRSLGMLQSWELAAFDLLMRSRPPENLDPRILVVKVTEADVSAQPATERAGASLSDKALAEVVKKLEQFNPRVIGLDIYRENPTKPEYADLAKTMQTSDRFIAICRAGEDKTNPGVPPPPEVSTQIQRQGFSDVVTDPDNVIRRQILAMAPASPCATDKSLSFRLASRYLKNRGIQPQLTPENNWQFGKVVFKNIEPNSGGYSGIDNLGYQVLLNWRAADPVAQQVTLKQVLKNQLTAELVRDRIVLIGTTAESFHDYWSTPYSHQMPGVVVQAHMVSQILSAVLDERPLLWVLPKWCEILWIWIWCVVGGVLAWQVRSRLRLLIALTGAISILYISCLYLLIQGGWIPLLPSTLVLLASGASVATINSSQTEE; translated from the coding sequence ATGAGTAAACTAGTTGTATTAAACCTGGGAAAGGGTAATTTAAAGCAAGGCTTTCCCTCTGTTACTGCTGCACTCTGGGAAGAAGGCAATCCCATCGTTATGCAATTTACGGGTAGCCTACCAGCTGCACCAGAACTTTGGTCACTCTACAAACGTTGGCAGCTGCTTTATCAGTTACTCTATGAAGCTCTTTACCCTAGCTTGGATTGGCGTAGTTACACAGATGATTTAGAGGATACAGAGATTGAGATAGACGAAGATGATGTCACGAATGTTTCCTCTGTTGATTTTAGTAATTTATGTGAGGATCTACACAAACAAATTAATTCCTGGCTGAAATCTGAACAATTTCGTCACATTGACCAAAAATTACGCACAAAATTAAATCCCGATGATGAAATCCGGGTAATTCTGGCAACAGAAGATCACCAAGTTAGGCGTTTGCCTTGGCATCTGTGGGATTTTTTTGAAGACTACCAAAAAGCAGTGGCATGTTCAAGTGTTTTAGAAGTTGAGCAAGTTAAGCCGTTACGTAAAAAACCTGGGCGAAAAATCAGGATTCTCGCTGTTCTGGGTAATAGTCAAGGAATTAATGTCCAGCAAGATCGGGCGATTCTAGAACAGTTACCAGGCGCGGAAATTATTTTTTTGGTGGAACCACAACGGCAAGAGTTGGATCGCTGGCTTTGGGATCGACGAGGCTGGGATATGCTATTTTTTGCAGGTCATGGTTCCACTGGTGCTGAAGGAGAAAGTGGTCGGCTTCATATCAATCAAACAGATACCTTGACGATCGCTCAATTAAAAAATGCTCTCCAAGCAGCGATCGCACGGGGTCTAAATTTAGTAATTTTTAACTCCTGCGAAGGTTTGGAATTAGCGCGAGAATTAGGTTCTCTGCATATTCCCCAAATGATTGTTATGCGCGAACCAGTCCCCGATTTTGTCGCCCAAGAATTTTTAAAGCACTTTCTCGAAGCTTTTGCTCATGGGGAATCTTTTTATTTGGCGCTACGAGAAGCACAGAATAAATTACAAGGTTTGGAAAATGAATTTCCCTGTGCCAGCTGGTTGCCGGTGATTTGCCAGAATCCAACAGCAGAACCGTTAGTTTGGCCACAACAACACGAGAGTGATCGCCACCCGATTTTGCCTCCCCGACGCATTCTCCCCATCATCTTGAAAACTAGCGTGGTAATCACTGCCCTTACTGTGGGCATTAGATCACTAGGTATGTTGCAGTCGTGGGAACTGGCAGCTTTTGATTTATTGATGCGATCGCGCCCTCCTGAAAACCTTGATCCTCGTATACTGGTAGTAAAAGTCACAGAAGCTGATGTGAGCGCCCAACCCGCCACAGAAAGAGCAGGAGCATCACTATCAGACAAAGCCTTGGCTGAAGTTGTGAAAAAACTGGAACAGTTCAACCCCAGGGTTATTGGTTTGGATATCTATCGTGAGAACCCAACCAAACCAGAATATGCAGATTTAGCTAAGACAATGCAAACCAGCGATCGCTTTATTGCTATATGTAGAGCCGGTGAAGACAAAACTAATCCTGGTGTTCCACCACCCCCAGAAGTTTCTACCCAAATCCAACGCCAAGGTTTTAGTGATGTCGTTACTGATCCTGATAACGTCATCCGTCGCCAAATCTTGGCTATGGCTCCTGCATCTCCCTGTGCGACTGATAAATCTTTGAGTTTTCGCCTGGCGAGTCGTTACTTAAAAAATCGCGGTATTCAACCTCAACTGACTCCTGAAAATAATTGGCAGTTCGGCAAGGTGGTATTTAAAAATATAGAGCCAAACAGTGGTGGTTACAGTGGTATAGATAATCTCGGTTATCAAGTGTTGTTAAATTGGCGTGCTGCCGATCCAGTTGCTCAACAAGTTACTCTCAAACAAGTTCTCAAAAATCAACTTACTGCCGAATTAGTACGCGATCGCATAGTTCTAATTGGTACAACTGCCGAAAGTTTTCACGATTACTGGTCTACTCCCTACAGTCATCAAATGCCAGGAGTAGTTGTACAAGCACATATGGTAAGTCAAATCCTTAGTGCTGTCCTGGATGAGCGACCGTTATTATGGGTTTTACCAAAGTGGTGTGAAATCTTGTGGATCTGGATTTGGTGTGTAGTTGGTGGTGTACTAGCTTGGCAGGTGCGATCGCGCTTACGCCTGCTGATTGCTTTAACGGGTGCGATCAGCATTTTATATATATCTTGCTTGTACTTATTAATACAAGGTGGTTGGATACCGTTGCTTCCCTCAACATTAGTCTTACTAGCTAGTGGAGCAAGCGTAGCAACCATAAATTCATCTCAAACCGAAGAGTAA
- a CDS encoding DUF928 domain-containing protein translates to MSKSKCALTIACMLLGWMSYFVPVTAQPNQPANNNSQPIQIHFQDKEPDGSSRGRPIKRGGTGSRGDCPSVDVLTTALIPEKNVGLTVDESPSFWVFVPYKSTETPIGEFVLQDETNNDVYRTNFTLPNTPGVVSLKLPSTVALTVNQDYQWYFKLYCSKQQLSNPIFVRGWVQRIPIKPELASLLKSATTPRQRIAIYVENGIWYSALSELAKLRLAETKNPIFANDWANLLQDIGLADFASKPIVGEVTQVK, encoded by the coding sequence ATGAGCAAATCAAAATGTGCATTGACTATAGCTTGTATGTTACTTGGCTGGATGAGCTATTTCGTACCAGTAACAGCACAACCTAATCAACCAGCTAATAACAATTCTCAACCTATACAAATTCACTTTCAGGACAAAGAACCAGATGGATCAAGCCGAGGCAGACCTATTAAAAGGGGAGGAACTGGAAGCCGTGGTGACTGTCCATCTGTAGATGTTTTAACGACTGCATTGATACCAGAAAAAAATGTAGGTTTGACTGTTGATGAGTCTCCTAGCTTTTGGGTTTTTGTTCCTTATAAATCAACAGAGACACCGATTGGCGAATTTGTATTACAAGATGAAACAAATAATGACGTTTATCGAACTAATTTTACTCTACCTAATACACCAGGTGTTGTGAGCTTGAAGCTACCATCTACAGTAGCCTTAACAGTTAACCAAGACTATCAATGGTACTTCAAACTTTATTGTTCTAAGCAACAACTATCTAACCCGATATTTGTGCGTGGATGGGTGCAAAGAATACCAATCAAACCTGAATTAGCAAGTCTTTTGAAATCAGCTACCACACCACGGCAGCGCATCGCTATTTATGTTGAAAATGGCATTTGGTATTCAGCTTTGTCTGAGTTAGCTAAACTCCGCCTCGCTGAAACAAAAAATCCTATTTTTGCTAATGATTGGGCTAATTTATTGCAGGATATTGGTTTAGCTGATTTTGCATCAAAGCCTATTGTGGGAGAAGTAACACAGGTGAAATAA
- a CDS encoding class I SAM-dependent methyltransferase: MATILRDWSYRYQWLYDGISRLAAISVGGEQRFRQLALQNLTIHSDTKLLDLCCGSGQATQFLVKLSQNVTGLDASPLSLLRAKQNVPQAEYVEAFAEEMPFADNEFDLVHTSVALHEMQPEQLRKIITEVHRVLKPGGVFTLVDFHNPHNPLFLPSVWLFLWLFETETAWQLLKTDLPGLLMEMGFSIDKQSLYAGGSLQVIQARK; this comes from the coding sequence GTGGCTACAATTTTACGAGATTGGAGTTATCGTTACCAGTGGCTGTACGATGGTATATCCCGTTTGGCAGCTATTAGTGTTGGTGGTGAACAACGTTTTCGACAATTGGCTTTGCAAAACTTAACAATTCACTCAGATACTAAACTTCTTGATTTATGTTGTGGCAGTGGACAAGCAACACAATTTTTAGTGAAATTGTCACAAAATGTAACAGGATTAGATGCATCACCGTTATCTCTGCTGAGGGCAAAACAGAATGTTCCCCAAGCAGAATATGTAGAAGCTTTTGCAGAAGAGATGCCCTTTGCAGACAATGAATTTGATTTGGTGCATACAAGTGTTGCCCTACACGAAATGCAGCCCGAACAATTGCGAAAAATTATTACAGAAGTACATCGTGTGCTTAAGCCTGGTGGAGTATTTACTCTTGTTGATTTCCACAATCCTCATAATCCCTTATTTTTGCCATCTGTATGGCTGTTTTTGTGGTTATTTGAAACCGAAACCGCTTGGCAGTTGTTAAAAACTGATTTACCTGGGTTATTGATGGAGATGGGGTTCAGTATCGACAAGCAAAGTTTGTATGCGGGTGGAAGTTTGCAGGTAATACAGGCGAGGAAATGA